The sequence TGTggggcagtttctcagagctgagGAGAGGCTGACCTCCAGCCTGTAGTCCTCAGCAAGTCCTCCCAATAAAATGAACTCTTGGGAGTCATGTTTTGGGTTTTGGggattttttctgttgttgttgacgAGGACCCCTTCCAGGAGACCTCCTCAGGTAACCTGCTGTTCTCACCTGCATTTCTAACCTCCACTCCAGACGGGTCATCCTGTTGTCTCCTGATGGAGTCTAGTGAGGAACCTCTACTCTATCTTCCAAATTCTGGTCAAGATGTGGGTGTTGAGGAGGCCTGTGTGAGACCAAGATGGAGGAACATGTGTGCTTCCTAGACAGAAGCAGTGAAAATGTTCTTCTTAGCAGGGAGAGACTGGCTTGAATTGTGAAATAAGCATCAAAGCCGTGCagagttatctttttaaaatatttctagctCAACCTATTAAACATCATTAAGTAATACTGTAGAACTGAGATGAAaagtttctttagaaaataattttttcagtgaaatgatatttttcattatatataggaatatatataattatataatatataattatatatattatataatatattatacataaatatataaaatatataaatacatacatatattttatatataaatatattataatatataattatatatatgtattatatataattatatataatgtatattataataatatataatgtaaatatataattatataatatataatataatcattCACTAATATAGGAATGTTTTTTACTTGTTTAGCACCCTAGTCCTCAAGAAGGTTTCCAAACCTCTCAATGTACTTTACATGTTCCCTGAGGGGCTTCCATGGGGGCTCAGTGGTAGgtggtccacctgccaatgggaCCACATCGTCCTAGAGGAAGCCACGGGCTGCAGAACAGCTGAGCCTGggcgccgcaactactgagcctgtgctctagaccccgGGACCACCACTGCCAAAGCCAAGTGcacgagagcctgtgctccccaacgaGAGAAGCTACCAGAGTGaggagcctgtgcaccccaactggAGAGGACCCAcctttgccacaactagagaaaaggccgtgcggcaatgaagagccagcacagtgaaaaaggaataaataaataaaattattttaaaagtccctCTGACTTTACTTATAGCTCCTGAGTGCTATATGTCCCaaccagaaagaagagaaagatgatTGATCCATCAATGTCCTGAAGATTGCCTACATTAAATacatgaatttccacaaagatctttgttagtttgagaAATTGTATTCTTCCGGTGTGCACGTTACTGACATATGTCCTGAGAGGAAAGCTCTGACCCACTGTTGCTACATGTATTAAAAGTCCTGCCTGTGTCCCTTCTATTCAATCTTATTTGATTTTGTCTCTCAAAGATGCAAAGACACCATGATGGAATTTAAGAACTTCCTTGGATTGCACTGTCCCCAGGCACCTCTTGCCCTGCTCTGTGATAACTTGCTGGGTCCTAAGAAAGAAACAGTCTGCATGAGGGAGTGACCCTCGCGCCTTCCAGGACTCTGCAGGCTGCTGTGGTGTGAACGTCACCCGTGCTGGGGACACAGCTAGAGGCCAGGCAGCGTGCTCTGTCTCTGTGCCCTCAGCGTCCACGTCAGTCTTCTCATTCTCTGGAAAGGAGTGCTGTGGAGAAGCACTTGCCTCAGTGTGTTTCATCTGTGTTGTTCCGTGTCCTGAGGACCCGCTGCTGCTCCAGTGAACAATTAAACATCTTTGTTCTCCTTCCAAGTTCTCAAGCTGCTGCTGACTTTCAACTCCAAGTTTCCGGTGCTTTGGGCTTTTTGAGCAACTGAGATTCCTGAACGAGGTGAGCTCCTCCTAGTGCAATCAGCATGGGCGAGAGCCCAGGTAGACGCCCAGAGGAGCCCTGGAGTCTCCACCATTGTTCACTGGGGGGCGGGGTTCCCTCTATGTACTGTGTTTCTCTGGGAGCCTGGACAGTCTGGACCTGCAGTGCTTGGCAGGCAGAGCAGGTGAAGTCATAGGAGAGTCTCTGACAGATCTAGAACTTTCTCTCAGGTTCTGCTTTTAGTTGGTGGTTTGCAGGCTTAAGGGGAAATTGACAACCAGAAACCGTAATGGAGAAGGACACAGCTGTCTGAATGGAGAGGACGCCTTCATGCAGAGTGAATGAGGAGAGAAATAGGGATTTGTACACTGGGAGGAAGTGAATGATTGTGATATTTGAGTGTGAGGATAagatattcacctgacctctcgccaactgAATACCACGTCTTCAAGCATCTCTCCAATTGTTTCCCGGGGGGAAATATTCCACAACCAACAAGAGGCAGAAAATCCTTCCCAAGAATTCATGAAATCCttaaacatggattttttttttcatcattgtttttaggttacttatttttaaaaaaatcagagttaCAAAAAGCATTGGAGTGGTTATGTTCACTTCAAGTTCCTCAGAGCAACAAACAACATAGCTAGAGCTAGAATATTTTTACTTCTAATGTGTAAATCCTAAAGAGAGCTCAAGGAATTGTAAAATGCTTGAGACCCACAAAGGGTCTCCTTTGTGGCTGTGTAAGACCCAGTGCGCTTCAGAGTGGAAGTAAGAatttaataaaggaagaaaaatcatgaaCGGACTAAATACAACATATCCATTTTCCCATCAgtatacatacataatattttatcaacaaaataatgtaaatatttataaatagttaaataaatattaaaatagataaataaatgtccAGGTAGTTAAATACATAGATAGTTAAATACATAGCTTGGGCATCTGTGAGGAACCAGTGTCTATAGAGTAGAACATGATGTTACTTAATATTCCAGAAAACATTTGACAACCTGATTCATTTCAGGGCTCAATGACAGCAGAAATAAGAGTCCTCCACATGGCCGCGCAGGAGGCATGTGGTCTTGTTGGTCTGTGAGGATCATTTCCGTGTTGAACCAGTGTGTGTCAGTCCTTCCTCCGGATTCTCTCCTGCAAGTTTGTTGAGGAAGAGAAGGCTCTCATGACTTCTGCTCTGACAACCTCCCAGGCACAAGGGCTGTGTGCCTTCTCTTGCAGATAGAGAGTGACTCTGTGGAAGTATTTCCTCAGAGCCAGGATGGAGTCCTCCTTGAGCAGGGGAGCCCCTTGCAGCCCCTGCTCCTGCCTCAGACAGGCTTGCAGGTTAGTGAGCTGCTGATCCAGTGCAGTGCGGAGCTTGTCTAGGAGGCTCTGGTCCCACGCAGCGGCCGAGccctgagtgctgaagagctgGAAGGTGTGCTGGGTCACCTCGTGGAGCACAGAGATGGCTTGAGCCCTCTGCAACTGGCTGCCACCCAGCGCCTCCTGGGGGAATGCGAAGTCATTTCTGTCctgcaggcaggaggaaggggagacccTCCTCAGTTGTCGCAGGAGCGTCAGGACCCTCCTGTTGGCCAGGCTGTGGGTGTGAGGCAGGTGGCAGCCCAGAGAGCAGATGGCGTTGCAGCTGAGCAACAGCAGGGCCAGGAGTAAGGACCAGGCTGGGGCCATCGGGGACCTTGCGgatgctgctggcctggggaGGTGGGTGACTCTGTGAACATGCTCTCTAGGTTCTCTGAAGACCTTCCTTCAGGCCTGTGTCTGAAATAGGAGCCCAtggtttccattttctgaaaGTTCCCTCTTGCTTTctacttttgtttttgcttttcaatttGCACTCTCCAGTGTGTTAGGGCAGCacttctcaatcttttttttttttttcacgttgCCCTTCTTTCTTCTGCCCACAGAAcctttttagatattttttcttaattgcacTGCACTGTGAAAATTTGATAACATAGATATactgtgtatgtatttatgtactcTATGAATATCTTTTCTCTGTACATAGAAAAAGGAAGTGTAAATCTTACTCTTTGTATTCAGTGTAGTTAAGAATGACAGAAACTTTTAAgctataatttaaatgtaaaagctactgaattttattgtttctttttaagcTCAGTTTTCAGAGTGACTTTAATGTCATATGTTTACTTATATAAGTAGGTATGTATCCAATtacatattgaaataaaatttacataaatactTGATAATAATACCAAGGTATAGACATACTTAAAAGTCATTCAAAGCTGCTCAAATCATTGAATAACTTAAAAAtagttctttaatatttattttcagtatttatcaTTGAATTTTCTTCatgtcagaaaataatttttagttttactgCCTACTAGATATTCATCTGGATATtatcaacatttttttctctttaatacttTGACATGTTGAACCACCTTTGTAGAACTATGTAAGAAAATATAATGTTTTTTGTAGTTTATTTGCAAATacaagtttccatttttatttaatcaGGAGCCCAAATCACACCGAGGTTCAAACATAACCAACATGCACAGACAGACAGTGGTTTCTCAGAAGTACAGAAAGGCCACCTCTCACAATATGACTTTGAGATCAAGCAAATGGTGGAAAGTCCTCCAGTGAACCATCTAGTCATCTTAGGTTGTACCACTGATCATGTATACAATTTGTTTATATTCCATAAACTGAATCTCAGTGCTTCTCTTATGTATGATACACAAGAAAggccaaagacagaaataaatactTAGATTTTGTTGTATCAGGTTGAGCTTTGATGTGTAATAACTAATCATTGTAATGACAATATTTGTTCAGAGAACTAATGTCTGCATGCGTTGAAGCAGCATTATCCCCAGTGAGAAAGCATGATTTAGGAATCACCATCCATTTGAAtctttctctctgttcctttGCATTAAATTTCAGATTTCCCAAATGACTTTCAAGTTCCATTACGAgtctattattttcaaataataggaAGCCAATTTGTAATGAATTCAAAATGGGATAAATATTGTTTATTTCATGGGAAGATTTAACTTTTATCTCTGCTCCTGAATTCTTTTGATTTTACATTGAATTTTATGCTGTCAAAGCCCCCTATATTCTAAACTTCAGATAATAAGGATGTGATTATCTTTGGCAAATCAGCTCTGTAGTAACTGAACCCTGATTTCTTCTCTGTGGTGTCCTCTGTACCAGGCCCAGTGTAATCTCTCAAcaagttgttgttttgttgtttatttatttatccactttTGGCTACCCTGGGTCTTCAGTGCTTtgccagggctttctctagttgtggccagtggggCTCACTCTTCCTTACACCTCCTGGTTTCCTTCCTGTGAGTCTTCTTCGGGCtccagcatgcaggcttcagcagctgcagcacgtgggctctagagcagggTCTCAGGAACAGTGGAGCTCTGTCTTAGTTGTTGTGTGGCAGGTGGacacttcctggaccagggatcgaacctgtctctcctgaggaaagattcttattcactgcaccaccagggaagtcctcaacaaGTCATTTTAGCCAAAGCAGTTTCTCAGATTTCCTCCTACTACTGGAAGGCATTTACAAATGACCAAGCTATTTTACTTCATCTGGGCCCTATTTCCCGGGATTATAATAGACAGTGGCTGGTATTTCCACTCTATTCTTGCTGGTGCCAGTCATACTGAGTTTGTTGCTAAAACCACTAGTGTCTCCTTCCTTGAAGGCACATATGGTCTGGTATTCAATAGCAAGTACAACACACTTTTCAGCCTTTGCCCAGCACTATATTAAACTCAAGAGGATGCCTCACCCCCAATTGTCCTCAACTAAGTCAtgattccagaaaacatctacttctactgcattgactaggctaaagcctttgactttgtggatcacaacagactgtggaaaatgcttcaagagatgggaataccagaatatcttacctgcctcctgagaaatctgttagattagcaacagttagaactggacatggaagaaatgactggttccaaactggggaaagagtacatcaagactgtatactgtcaccctgcttattcaacttatatccagagtacatcatgtgaaatgccaggctggatgaagcacaagctggaatcaagattgctgggagaaatagcaataacctcagacatgcaaatgacaccacccttatggcagaaagcaaagaggaaccaaacgaacactttcactaaagatgaaagtgaaagaggagagtgaaaaagctggttgaaaacttaaaacattcagaaaacgaagatcatggcaactggtcccatcacttcatggaaaatacatggggaaacaatgcaaagacaaacagactttattttcttgggctccaaaatcactgcagatagtgactgcagccaggaaattaaaagacacttgctccttgaaagaaaagttatcacaaacctagacagcatattaaaaagcagagacgttacttttctgacaaaggtccatctggtcaaagccatagtttttctagtagtcatgtatggatgtgagagttggactgtaaaaaagctgaacgccgaagaattgatgcttttgaactgtggtgttgtagaagacccttgagaatgccttggactgcaaggagatccaaccagtctatcctaaaggaaatcagtcctgaatattcactggaaggactgatgctgaagctaaaactccaatactttggccacctgatgtgaagagccaacttattagaaaagtctctgatgctgggaatgattgaaagcaggaggagaaggggacaacagaggatgagatgattgcatggcatcactgactccatggacatgagtttgaaccagctctgggagttgctgatgggctgggaagcctggcatgctgagtgcatggggtcgcaaagtgttggacacaactgagggactgaattcaACTGAGTTCATGAGAGAAGGAACATGCTGGTGTCATACAGAGAGCCATGTATCTGAACTCAGACTCCCCCTGATGCTCACAGCTCACAGCAACCAGGCAGTTTACTACAATACTCTTTGGTGGATCTTTACCGACATGGCAATCACCACTACATTGATGCAGATACTTCAGAGAATGCTCACAAGAAATGATGAATGAtcattttcatgctccatttTATTCCACTGCATTGGCTGTTGAGTTCCATTTCAGGATGACTTCCAGTATTTGACATGTAATAATTAAAGGCTTATGAAAGGCTGAAACTCTAGAGTTTGGGTATGAATCCCTGATCTCCTATTTCTTCCTGctaacctgaattttttttttttttgctcagtaAGACTATATTCTTACAAGCAGGTAGACTTTAAAGCCCTTTATGTTCTCAATGGTTAGGACCCCACAAAATTCATATCTTGAAGTCCTAAAGCCCAAACTAATGATATCAGGTGATAGACCTTTTGGGATATGCTTAGGGTGTCGGGATGGAGACCTCACAAAAGGAAATAATGCCCTTATCAAAGAGGTGGATATAAACTAGTCCCACACGGACTCTGCAGTGTCAGACCTgaagcaggctctcaccagaACTGGAACAAGCTGACATCCA comes from Cervus elaphus chromosome 29, mCerEla1.1, whole genome shotgun sequence and encodes:
- the LOC122685933 gene encoding interferon alpha-1-like produces the protein MAPAWSLLLALLLLSCNAICSLGCHLPHTHSLANRRVLTLLRQLRRVSPSSCLQDRNDFAFPQEALGGSQLQRAQAISVLHEVTQHTFQLFSTQGSAAAWDQSLLDKLRTALDQQLTNLQACLRQEQGLQGAPLLKEDSILALRKYFHRVTLYLQEKAHSPCAWEVVRAEVMRAFSSSTNLQERIRRKD